Below is a window of Neodiprion virginianus isolate iyNeoVirg1 chromosome 4, iyNeoVirg1.1, whole genome shotgun sequence DNA.
AGTCTTATTCTGGAAATTCCGCgagttttcccggttttccagaTTTTCCCTGTGCGTACGAACCGTTATAAATGCGTATAACGGAAAGCTAAACGCACATAAGCGCAATCCATGtttgtcaaatattttacattggTATTGAACTACGGACatccgaaatgaaaattgcatgATAACAACGATGTATCGGAGAGACAAATTGTCgtataaaaatagtaattgCTTGGGGTATAGTAGATAAGATgcggatgaaaaatattgacaaaacGGATTTTTGACCTTAAGTCTGACTACCCAGCATCAATAATACATTGCCCAGAAATGTTGCGACTCAATGACGACACGGAGGATAGAAAACAAGTCTAAAGGTACAAATAAATCAACCATGATAAACAAATGTAAACTGTACTATCAAACAGGGCGAAATTAGCTCTACTTTAAGTAACAACACGTATGACGTAGTTATCACcagatttttaattacttcGTGATAATTCCTGGAgttttaaatgaattttcaacagttCGGATAGGATGGgtattgtttaaatattatgaatgtgtacatatgtacataaaacGACTTGGCTTGGTGTTCCACGTAACGAGGAGGAAAAAATGCGTTCaattaatgtataattaaaaataatgcgGTATCCGTCAAGATAAAATGGGACAAAAgtcgaggaaaaattttttcaacagatgaaaaaggggggggggggaaaaaaagaaacggttTCTCCGAAGTACTAACAGAGTAATCTATCCGGCTAGAAGTTGCGAACAAGCGGCGGGTAAAACCCGGAAGATTATCGAAGAATCGCGATGCGCAACAATTTTTGCGGATTCGCGTAGCGTCGTGCCGCCCAACGTAACCTCACTTAATCCTAACCTAAAAACGAGTCGAAAAACACGCTCGACGCGAAGTCGAATGCGACGGTCGCACGTCACGGATAATAAATTCTGGAATAAAACGGCGATGATAatatcttacaattagcgAATGCGAAAACCgagcagaagaagaaaaaaaagatgagcGGCGCAACGCGCTCAGGCCTTAAACATAACCTGAAAACATAGCTACCAACCAAACCGAAAGGAATGTGAAACGCGGCTGTGGTATTCAATGTTCATTCAATAAGATAGGAGTTATTCAATTAATGTGACTCACCATGCGGTGCGAAGCGTTGATTGTTAGCCACAACAGCCGTGTAGGCTGGCGGCGGATGCTGGACGACGGATTGATTGACTACGTGTTGCGACGGGGGATGATGTTgctgatgttgttgttgttgttgttgttgttgttgttgttgttgttgatgaTGCTGCTGATGGTGATGGGACAAGTGTTGATGCTTCCCTTTAGCCGGCATGCTCATCGCAGGAGATCGCCTCCTTTTGCTCGTTCCGTAATCTTCAAACCTAGCGTTGCACGGCCCGCTGTAGTCCTCATAGGGACttgatttttccgaatttATCAATTGAGAAATGAGACCTGATGTAAAGACGTTGcgttctctctttttctcttctctctctctcttttcctacctctctctttctttatcttGCTTCCTCTCGCTCGTTCTATCGTCGCGTGAAGCTGCACGAATTATCGCTGCCACCGAGCTGCGGTTCGTAAATATTGAATGAATTGCTTGCCCCTTTGGCTGCGTAACTAGTTCTGCATCGGATAATTCGAGGATCCACCCAGAGGCTTGACGGCCGTCTGAATACCAGAGAATAATTCACACGCGGTCATGGGAACGACACGCGCTGATTTAACCCCGAAAATTCGCCACCGCCACCCTCTCGGTTCCTTAATTTCCAGCCAGGCTGCTGATCACGCGTTTTCGTTGTGTCGTGACGTGCTCCGCGAGGATTCTCACTTGACCGGTTATTCCGAAACTCGGCACTGCTATCGTTTAAGCGTGCATCACTATTCACGGCGGCGCGATTATTTGCGTGATTTATATCTCGCGTTTACGCTTGAGTAATGTCCAGTCGGGTTAGCTtgttttaacaaaaaaaaaacttcactTGCATCAAGCAACCAGCGGCGACTCTAGAGTCTCGAACTATTAGCGTGTCTCGAATCGTTCGTTTCACATCGGCTTTCTTCGGCTTACTACGGAAATGCGCCGAGCACCGTAGAAAACACGCGGGAAATAGACTTTCGCGGTCCCCACTATCAGTCGATTCTTATTTGTTTCTATCTTCGGATAAATTCACACAAgtagaaaataacgaaagttGAGAATCGAATAGAGCGACTGCCCTCGGATAGAACACGTCACCTCAGTTCATTCTATTCTGCTCTATTCTCTGCTACTGAACCTTTTGCACTGTACTCTTAGAGCATATACTACTGAGGTAGCTTCGCGTGTAAAGAAAGTGGAACGGAGTGAGTGAGAGTGAGGTATATGTTGGTTATAATCTGTCTCCCTCGCTCTACGCCTGATTGGTCGATACGTTTCCTTTCAGCCAATCAAATGCAGAATGAGAGAGACGGAGTACCTAGTGTATatacctctctctctcatcaCGTCGGCTGGATTATCGTCAAGGCGATAGGATGGGTAGCTCCCTCCCACCAATAGTATATGCTCTCTAGACTGTACTACACACACATCACTAATCAGTGAACGTGGGCCATAGAGGTTCAACTATGTGTTCATTGGTTCGCGGCACTGAACTCGGAAATGCACTTACTTTCTGCGGAAATAGAGAAACGGCGAAAAATGACGCTTCAGAAATTGTAAGCGTTAGGTTGAGTCGAGATAATTATCCTTTCCCACTTCGAGAATTTTAACGTCTtgcgtatgtatatgtatattgaaaaaaatcgtcacttgactgataagaataatataaaagtacaaaaattaattacgcACCTTGCGTACACATCCAATCTCgacaagaataatatttttatgacCAACTGCATCGCACTTGTGTAAAACAATAACAAACgagttacatatatatacctatacatatatgcccCGTTCCCCTGTAAGGCAAGATGATTGGTTGGATCTAACGGCACGCGTAAACGATTCACTTTGTCGAGTATCGGTATAGATTTGTGCCAATTAAGTTAACGCGTAAAATACGCAGTCTACGTCGTTGCAAACCAAAGCTTACAGTCAACGTATTCTAGAACGAACAATTGCATACTCAAAACGAACCGAGAATCTCCGATAATCGTGTTTTTGTAACATAACCTCTTTTAGCAAGTTGTAATGCGCCGCAACGCATTTTGAAATCGTCCCGAGTTTCAGCCAAAATCCACAAAGGCCATACTATGACGTCCCACGGTAAAGCAGAGACTGAAAGATTGCGAAAAAACCTCGAGGAACAGTTGGATAGACTTGTGCAACAGTTAGAAGATTTGGAAGAGTGCCGGTAAATATTTGTGTCAGGTGACGGTTATTGTTTTGctaacaaaaaatttccattgAGCCGGCATGTTGATTACAGCTTTATtgctttgtgaaaaaaaattattccgacCAGTTTTCTACATGATTATTACTCTCACTTATAGGAGCGAGTTGGACGAAGCAGACTACAATGAAACTAAAGCTGAAACAATGGATCAGCTCAAAGATTTTAACGAAAGTCTACAACGAATGATATCTGGAGATATGACGCTTGTAAATGATCTGGGAGCGATGCAGCTGGTAATCAAGTTTTACCTTTCACACGTCTTGTAATAAATATGACTGTCCAAAGAAATAACTCGCTTAGTATAAAATACAACGTTTAATTGTAGGCAACCCAAGCTGCGATCAGCGCAGCCTTTCAAACCCCTGCGGTTATCAGAATGTTTGGTAAACGCGAACCGGCACAGTTGAGAGAACGTTTGTACCAAGTTGAACGTGACGCTAAGCTTGGAAAGCTAAGCAAAGAAGCAAGCGATAGACAGCGCGGGGAAATACTCAGCGCCTTGAGACAGTTGGGGGAAAAACTGAATCAATCCGAATTACAGCTGGTCGAAAAATTATCCCCAGAATCAGCAGCgcattataattttgttcaaatagATGAGAAAAGTCCCAAAGGAAAGATTGCTGTCGCGCTTGCTGGAGAAGAAGTCAGAGCTAATGAAAGTACTTGGAAACATGCCGTCGGTTGAAACTGACGCTTAGCTAACATCGGTTGTGATTTCGGAAATTTCGAATCTTATAAGAATACTATGAGATTATTACAACCCAGTTTCACTTTTAttgtcaaattattcaaaaatctacatattatatatatgctTATACTATTTGACTACATttgcatattatttttatgcaGATTGAACCAGTTCATGACTACATCGTTACAACTATTCCATGGAATATCATGTTTTATAATTCATACGTTTTTCTATTATATTAGGTTTGGTGAGGCTGCATGTAATAATGCCATAGAGGCGGTTTTTTCTATACAAGAAAAGTCAAAACATATACCGTGATGTAAAGGGTACATTAAAAAAAGGTTTAAATGCCATTTCCAGTCCTTGGAATTCGTATAAATAATAGATAGATTTTGAGTTGATTTACTTAATATCTTGCTGAAGTTGAGTCGAAGCCAAAACTCCaacttttcctttttttctcagctGCCATGTGTTTTTTTCTGCAGGTTTTAGAATTTACTTCATAGTTTATATAGTTTATAACTTGGACATACAACACATATTAACAGTAAGTGAGGTTTTGAATCACTTTGCAATATATACTTGGAAGTACCATTATATAGGTATGCAAAAACACACTTCAATATAATATCTATATCGGATAATCAAACCATACTtatgtaaaatgtaaataaatattaatatattctacatattattaaaatttttttacccagcAGCTTTATTAACTTTATAAAGAATACACATGTCCAACAAGTGTGATGAAAGTGTAACTGTATAACATTATAATTAAGTTATTTAACTGGCAATCAAACGAATACTAACGGAATCCCCAATGATGGATGGAAATAAATACTTTCTACTTTGCCAAATATTCAAAATGCGTGTTCAATTTGTTTAGAACTGATTGCAAATTCAACGCTTTATGTATTCTCTTTCATGCCAACTTTTTAAAGTGTATACAGATTTGATTCTACAATAACGTGTAAGAAATTTCCCATGccaaattaccaaaattccgatattgattatttttcatttggttaattctttttctcataCCGGAATACCCATCAAAAACCATTCGTGtataaattgagaaaaaaaaacctgtcaTGTCAAATACTTCAAATTTCTTCTACTCTCTATACAGTTCATCTTGACAGGTTTCTGGAAATTCATAAGCTAATAAGAGATTTGtatgaatttgaatgaaagtTTGTATGAATAGTATTTCAGATAGGCACTGTCGTGTGactttggaaatttttttttgtatcagcACCAATTATGCAGAGTAAGAATCTTCAGCACTCTGAACTACGCACAGAAGACTTGCTGAACCAAGTTTaagtatatgaaaaaaatcagccaAATCAAAAACTGTCAAGGTCGGCGACTCAGTGACTTGGCAGGGCATGACCCATAAGTGATCAGGATTTAAATTACGCAGGGTCATCCTGATCACTTACAATGAGTTATAAATTTGTTGTGAGTACTATAAGAACCATTTgacttttgaataaatttttattcctctttcctaccttttttttgtgacctaataatatttataaaagatatttaatattaacataatgattaattatatCATTTTCACCTTAAATAATATCGATTAGATTACAGATTAAGAAATAACGGTATATTGTATAATCAAGAACAGGTTTAAACTGAAATTCGCGGATCGTTTTTGATCAACACAAACCGTTTCTACCGGTAATGAGCAAACTAAAGTGAAGGCGATTTTGGGCTCCCATTATAGTGCGATTAGGGTGCATTATTGTAACAACAGATTCCAAGTTCCCGGAAAATTAGAATGTTTCACTAGTAAGATGACTTGTTCTTAGATTGAAATCTAGTTATCACTCATTGTGAAACATGAATGATCTTACTCTCAAAAATACCTACAGAATAGGTAAAGATTTAATCCACAGGTTTGCTGTAGTAGATCAAGTTTTTAATATACGCTCGTTCAAATGAAATCTGAGCAAGTACTGATCATatgtaacaaatgaaacaaCAAACTTTTATTAAAGTTCAAAAATaggtgtgaaaaatattcgccAGACTCAACGTCTGCCATTTGCAAAAACGTATATGTTGATTGGGTTCATGTTTTTGACTTCATAGATGCTACTGTTTTGTGACAAACCCTTTATTGGAGTGGTTTTAAATTATATGATTGCTTACGTATTGTTTCATAATAATTCTTATAATGAACGAAgatatgtgtataattattcCCATAGACAAGAGTAGTATATTATAGTAGTAAAAATACTGACAAGGCCACAAAagatttttgtgaatttttataactacCAACCGGTTTCGATTCTTTTAAAATATATGTGGGTAGAGAATAGAATTTCTCTCTTTGTTAATCAAGAAAGATGATGATTGTAACGCTGATAATAGTGAAAGAACAACAACAGTTAATTAAAAGTAATTCAAGCTGCAAAAAGCATCTGCCTAGGATTTGTATGACTGACGAATGAATAAGGTATTTGAACTTCAGCTATATCACCTTCCGATATACACTACTCAAATATTCgtagaaaaataacgaatgtAAATTCTGTTCTTTTATGATATTCCGGGGAATACGTGGGCTATTTATAACTGATCTTCGACTCATTCAAACATTCACATATTGCTCGTTGTTTACAAAGACCTAAGACAATTACTCCCTTGCTTTGAAAGAGTTTCAAAGCAAGTATAATTTCGGTAATATGAGGAACTTTTACACTATATGAAATCAGTATGTCAAGATGAAATGAAAAGCTTCAAGAACAGAGAGTTTTTCTTCATGCGAGGTCGCATGTACCTAGGAAAAACAGCTTATTAATAATTCAGAAATTTAGTCCACAAAAGTGTCCCTCAAAAGTCTGTTTCTCATAGGATaatgatttcatattttattaattaatatagtGTTGAAAAAACATAATGCTGATGCGTTTAGATTTTTTGGTAGATCAATTCAATccgaatataatataataattattgattttttaggACGTATTGTAGTCGTCTACTAGATAGAGTAGGACGTCTAATAGATTTCTATAGGTATTGCACATAAAGAATAATTCGAACATGGAATAAATTTACAAGCTGTTACTGTATCAATGCATAAATTAGCTACTTTATAGAATTCGGTGCGTATAATGGCTTTTTACCTTTTAAGGGAACAGGAGCCCAAATAATAAAAAGGGCAATTATCAACCAAAGTCATTTTAACCAGCTTTTTAAAGCCttaaacattttttgtacTTGCTTAAAATAGCTGAAAAGTTTAGCGTTTGCGTCTGCAAACTCTTTTATGTTCACGCTGCCAATGGAATTGTTGACATTCGATACTGCAGTAAGCCGTATTCCAGCAACAATGATATATTGCTTCTGCTTCACAGTTGTAGCACTGAAAGAATTTCGAGTCATTGCTTGCACTTgtgaacttgaaaaaatgctaaaaataATTAGTATTAAAGTGGTATTCTTTAAATCTGAATAATTACCCATTGCTTCTTTTTTATCTCTGATACGACTTGCTGATGTTTATCAGTCAATTGACGTATTTCTTTAGCATGCTCTGCTTGAAGTTTTTCCAATTCTTTGCATTTGTCCAACTCCAATTCTCGTCGTAACTTTTCTAATGCCGTCGTCATTGGCTGATCAGAGGTCCTGCGACCTCTTTTTACcttgaagaattttcattgtttcaaCAGATTTTATATCGTATTTACGATTCTGATCATACTGACGTGGTTTGTAAAATCTAGTGCAAAAACTGTGAGAAATGTTACGTGGGCCAATCCTCtcaacatttaaaaaaacgCATAGTGAATCATAAATACGATATAAAATCTGTTGATCCTGATAAATCTGCTCTAGCTCATCACACCTTAACAAAAGGAcatgtt
It encodes the following:
- the LOC124303952 gene encoding protein LZIC-like, which gives rise to MTSHGKAETERLRKNLEEQLDRLVQQLEDLEECRSELDEADYNETKAETMDQLKDFNESLQRMISGDMTLVNDLGAMQLATQAAISAAFQTPAVIRMFGKREPAQLRERLYQVERDAKLGKLSKEASDRQRGEILSALRQLGEKLNQSELQLVEKLSPESAAHYNFVQIDEKSPKGKIAVALAGEEVRANESTWKHAVG